A region of Maridesulfovibrio sp. DNA encodes the following proteins:
- a CDS encoding response regulator codes for MGYSKNILFIDRDTAQLEALDKSMASMKKRWQVYYASTKEEIMDLLRTRPFDIIAMDFKIDGFKDDELLEEIKNRQPGSIRFIISESINSENCLKFVKYAHQFITKPYTESELLGKIKKGLRLKHVFLNERAAKGIASIEELPTMPDLFVQLERELSKDDVMISNIGKLIGEDMSMTAGLLKLVNSPFFGLYSRVTNPEQAVTLLGLDNLKGLVLGIHLFNLRESKKIDFSIEKLGRHCQYTALMARAIIKAEGGSNELAEHTFLAGFLHDIGKLVLSTSYTEEYSTILSIVQETDITVQEAEKDILGFTHAEVGAYLLAIWGFDEDVIEAIYCHHKPQRLGSIDLSPAVAVHVANSFDHELRVSNNDYTPHLLSADWLEQNNFSAKLPEWLQICAEMMEDATDEV; via the coding sequence ATGGGCTACTCAAAAAATATCTTGTTTATTGATCGTGACACAGCACAGCTTGAAGCGCTTGATAAAAGCATGGCCTCCATGAAAAAGCGCTGGCAGGTTTATTATGCTTCCACCAAAGAAGAAATTATGGATCTGCTCAGAACCCGCCCTTTTGACATCATTGCCATGGACTTTAAAATTGACGGTTTTAAAGACGACGAGCTTCTGGAAGAAATTAAAAACCGCCAACCGGGAAGCATACGGTTCATCATTTCAGAATCAATCAACTCCGAAAACTGCCTGAAATTTGTCAAATATGCCCACCAGTTCATCACCAAACCGTATACCGAATCGGAACTGCTGGGTAAAATCAAGAAAGGCCTGCGCTTGAAACACGTATTTCTTAACGAACGGGCAGCAAAAGGCATTGCATCCATTGAAGAACTGCCCACCATGCCGGACCTTTTCGTACAACTGGAGCGGGAGTTAAGCAAAGACGATGTGATGATCAGCAATATCGGCAAGCTTATCGGAGAAGATATGAGTATGACCGCCGGACTGCTTAAGCTGGTGAACTCACCATTCTTCGGGCTTTATTCCAGAGTAACCAACCCGGAACAGGCAGTGACCCTGCTGGGGCTGGACAATCTTAAAGGGCTGGTCCTCGGTATACACCTTTTCAACCTCAGGGAATCGAAAAAAATAGATTTTTCAATTGAAAAACTGGGACGCCACTGCCAGTACACGGCACTTATGGCCCGAGCCATTATTAAAGCCGAAGGCGGTAGCAACGAACTGGCCGAACACACATTCCTGGCCGGATTCCTGCACGACATCGGCAAACTGGTGCTCTCCACGTCCTACACCGAAGAGTACTCCACCATCCTGAGCATAGTGCAAGAAACCGATATTACCGTTCAGGAAGCGGAAAAGGATATTCTCGGTTTTACCCACGCAGAGGTAGGGGCCTACCTGCTGGCCATATGGGGATTTGATGAAGACGTGATTGAGGCCATCTACTGCCACCACAAACCGCAACGGCTTGGAAGTATAGATTTAAGCCCTGCTGTGGCTGTTCACGTAGCCAACTCATTTGATCATGAACTCAGGGTCAGCAATAACGATTACACCCCGCACCTGCTTTCAGCAGACTGGCTGGAGCAGAACAACTTTAGCGCCAAGCTTCCGGAATGGCTGCAGATATGTGCAGAAATGATGGAAGACGCTACCGATGAAGTATGA
- a CDS encoding glycosyl transferase yields MRYEKRPFIWDIMEANPWLSVLFILFLQSIFTMDYRSLWFSDEVRYADVYYQMKDAGHWLVMYLNGVAYPDKPPVYFWFLSLIDTLTPAEGSSIFFLGSALSAAFFLFSTVSFARTLGCGRKTSLAAGLVLLSNIFFIGIAHYSRMDLLFGGFILWANICLFKGFRDRESGKHFLRAFGFMGIATLTKGPLGLIFPLLTAACFLIWKGKLKLLRDKNLLKGLGILLAILAAWVVGALIVDGSSFIHNIFYKQIYQRAVSSFHHEEPFQYYLIAFPLAWLPWTLAIFAAPVKKIFSIKHWKAVTADRKKNLNEGRDWAWIMFISGFVLLTCLSIKVLIYILPLFAPLAMLTARGLLGEDGQEPVLNSKRLWTAIAGFYLLLAVGAPFAEVLIPFDITLQGLSFTVLIMGLAGLALLKVKECGAYKGLLVMTAAMVIWLQPLALQTLPSLDPLMSPRQTGEIMKEYVAEGSYPLAHKIYSGIFSYYAGTNIHETSDLAEIEKILAEKDNVILVMQKKYYDRWENRPEDITVVHEQFISDRPYLLIKK; encoded by the coding sequence ATGCGCTATGAAAAAAGACCATTCATATGGGACATTATGGAAGCCAACCCATGGCTGAGCGTCCTGTTCATTCTCTTTTTGCAATCCATCTTCACCATGGACTACCGGTCCCTCTGGTTTTCCGATGAAGTCCGCTACGCCGATGTATACTATCAGATGAAGGATGCCGGACACTGGCTGGTCATGTACCTTAATGGTGTAGCCTACCCGGACAAACCGCCGGTATATTTCTGGTTCCTGTCACTTATAGACACCCTGACCCCGGCAGAGGGAAGCAGCATCTTCTTCCTCGGATCAGCTCTTTCGGCAGCATTTTTCCTTTTTTCCACGGTAAGTTTTGCCCGCACCCTCGGCTGTGGACGTAAGACTTCACTCGCCGCCGGACTGGTACTGCTGAGCAATATCTTTTTTATCGGCATTGCCCATTATTCACGTATGGACCTGCTCTTCGGCGGATTCATCCTCTGGGCCAATATCTGCTTATTCAAGGGATTCCGAGACAGGGAATCTGGAAAACATTTTCTACGGGCCTTCGGATTCATGGGTATCGCCACCCTTACCAAGGGACCGCTGGGCCTGATTTTCCCTCTGCTCACAGCAGCCTGTTTCCTGATCTGGAAAGGTAAACTCAAACTCCTGCGTGACAAAAATCTGCTTAAAGGACTGGGTATCCTGCTGGCAATACTTGCAGCATGGGTCGTAGGCGCACTTATCGTCGACGGTTCTTCTTTCATCCACAATATCTTTTACAAACAGATCTACCAGCGCGCGGTCAGTTCCTTTCATCACGAGGAACCTTTCCAATACTATCTTATCGCTTTCCCGCTGGCATGGCTGCCGTGGACTTTGGCCATCTTTGCCGCGCCTGTAAAAAAGATCTTCAGCATCAAGCACTGGAAGGCTGTTACCGCCGACCGTAAAAAGAATCTCAATGAAGGTCGCGACTGGGCATGGATCATGTTCATCAGCGGTTTTGTGCTGCTCACCTGCTTGAGCATCAAGGTACTTATCTACATCCTGCCGCTTTTCGCCCCCCTTGCCATGCTGACCGCACGCGGCCTGCTGGGTGAAGACGGACAGGAGCCGGTCCTCAACTCCAAAAGACTCTGGACCGCCATAGCCGGATTTTACCTACTTCTCGCAGTGGGCGCACCTTTTGCAGAAGTTCTTATTCCTTTCGACATCACCTTGCAGGGACTTTCCTTTACCGTACTGATCATGGGACTGGCCGGCTTGGCCCTGCTCAAGGTCAAAGAATGCGGCGCCTATAAGGGGCTTCTGGTCATGACCGCAGCCATGGTCATCTGGCTGCAACCGTTGGCCCTGCAGACCCTGCCCTCTCTTGATCCGCTAATGAGCCCCCGTCAGACAGGCGAAATAATGAAGGAATACGTTGCTGAAGGCAGTTATCCGCTGGCCCACAAAATATATTCCGGTATTTTTTCATACTATGCCGGAACCAATATACACGAGACCAGCGACCTTGCTGAAATAGAAAAAATCCTTGCAGAAAAAGACAACGTCATTCTGGTTATGCAGAAAAAATATTATGACCGCTGGGAGAACCGTCCTGAAGACATCACCGTGGTCCATGAGCAATTTATCTCTGACCGTCCTTACCTGCTGATAAAAAAATAG
- a CDS encoding phosphatase PAP2 family protein produces the protein MNSFIHRNLTLCHYFLGSLPLMIIFATLYFNFGSEAEVLAFFKAHAQAHPDMKSLARIMTDWGNACFYPIYLWFLVMGIKQRKTDKSKLRFALVFLGVQLAVSLITVRFLKIAIGKPRPGEGPFFEPFSTKGVYHSMPSGHTCEIYGASLPLILRYRNLLLTIGLGIFAAAVAFSRIYLNWHHPSDVFCGWMLGSVAGFAIHLFSKED, from the coding sequence TTGAATTCGTTCATTCATAGAAACCTGACCCTCTGCCATTATTTTCTGGGCTCCCTGCCCCTGATGATCATATTCGCGACACTTTATTTCAACTTCGGGAGCGAAGCGGAAGTACTGGCCTTTTTCAAGGCCCATGCACAGGCCCATCCGGATATGAAATCACTTGCCCGGATTATGACCGACTGGGGTAATGCCTGTTTTTACCCAATCTATCTCTGGTTTCTGGTCATGGGCATAAAACAGCGCAAAACCGACAAGTCCAAATTACGTTTCGCCCTTGTCTTTCTGGGTGTCCAACTGGCGGTAAGCCTGATAACCGTGCGTTTCCTGAAGATCGCAATAGGTAAACCCCGCCCCGGTGAAGGCCCTTTTTTCGAGCCTTTTTCCACCAAGGGAGTTTACCATTCCATGCCTTCGGGCCATACATGTGAGATTTACGGGGCCAGCCTGCCCCTCATACTGCGTTACCGAAACCTGCTGCTGACTATTGGGCTGGGCATTTTTGCCGCAGCCGTGGCCTTCAGCCGTATCTATTTGAATTGGCACCATCCCAGTGACGTTTTCTGCGGCTGGATGCTGGGATCTGTGGCCGGATTCGCCATTCACCTTTTTTCCAAAGAGGACTAG